A genomic region of Porticoccaceae bacterium LTM1 contains the following coding sequences:
- a CDS encoding pyrimidine dimer DNA glycosylase/endonuclease V has product MNIFVLDNDIEKCAQYHCDQHVVKMILESVQLLCTALNKKGFESPYRSTHIKHPCVLWVEESFDNFLWLQELTVQLNSEYRYRYDKIGDHKSIAVLSQISSLRYESNGLTEFAQAMPDEYKIPGDAVSAYRQFYLGEKMAFAKWTKRAVPKWVPAQ; this is encoded by the coding sequence ATGAATATATTTGTTCTCGATAATGACATTGAAAAGTGCGCGCAATATCACTGCGATCAGCATGTGGTAAAAATGATATTGGAAAGTGTTCAGCTGCTTTGCACTGCGCTCAATAAAAAAGGCTTTGAGTCACCCTACCGATCCACCCACATAAAACACCCCTGTGTTCTTTGGGTTGAAGAATCATTTGATAACTTCCTTTGGCTGCAGGAATTGACGGTGCAGTTAAACAGCGAGTATCGATATCGCTACGATAAAATCGGTGATCACAAATCCATCGCAGTATTAAGTCAGATTTCCTCTCTACGCTATGAATCGAATGGCTTGACTGAATTTGCACAAGCGATGCCGGATGAGTACAAAATACCCGGAGATGCTGTCAGCGCTTATCGGCAGTTTTATCTTGGCGAAAAAATGGCATTTGCAAAGTGGACAAAAAGAGCAGTTCCCAAATGGGTTCCTGCTCAATAA
- the glmS gene encoding glutamine--fructose-6-phosphate transaminase (isomerizing), with amino-acid sequence MCGIVGAVANRNVTNILVEGLKRLEYRGYDSAGVAVVNGDGVVHCRKNAGKVAVLEDNLNANPVRGEMGIAHTRWATHGVPSDVNSHPHCSGQIALVHNGIIENHDELRAELKAAGYKFVSETDTEVVAHLVHSYTQQGQDLLNAVKNSIARLEGAYALGVINADEPGRLIGARKGSPLVLGVGIEENFIASDQMALRQVTDRFVFLAEGDLVEVTADQYRIFDIKGTEVEREVVQLSGDDGVADKGGYRHYMLKEIYEQPKVLEDTLQGRVSDKHVLPQAFGQKATALFEQVENVHIVACGTSYHSGMVARYWLEEWAGIPCHVEVASEYRYRKVVVPKNTLFVTISQSGETADTLAALQVAKDAGYLGTLTICNVANSSLVRESDLSLMTIAGPEIGVASTKAFTTQLVALQLFCIGVGRYHGLSEAKEQELVKALHALPGLCEEVLKLDSEIEQTFECFNDKHHSLFLGRGVQYPVAMEGALKLKEISYIHAEAYPSGELKHGPLALVDADMPVVAVAPNNELLEKLKSNLHEVQARGGQLFVFADKAAGFHNQEGVTVINLPHVPESLEAIIYTLPLQLLSYHVAVVKGTDVDQPRNLAKSVTVE; translated from the coding sequence ATGTGTGGGATTGTAGGAGCGGTTGCCAACCGCAACGTGACCAATATTCTGGTTGAAGGCCTGAAGCGCCTCGAATACCGCGGCTATGACTCCGCCGGTGTCGCCGTTGTCAACGGTGACGGCGTGGTTCACTGCCGCAAAAACGCCGGCAAGGTAGCGGTACTGGAAGACAACCTGAACGCCAATCCGGTGCGCGGTGAAATGGGTATTGCTCACACACGTTGGGCAACACACGGCGTTCCAAGTGACGTCAACTCCCACCCGCACTGCTCCGGCCAAATTGCCCTAGTGCACAACGGTATTATTGAAAACCACGACGAGCTACGGGCCGAACTGAAAGCTGCTGGTTATAAGTTTGTTTCCGAAACCGACACCGAAGTTGTTGCCCATCTGGTGCACTCATATACCCAGCAAGGCCAGGACCTGCTGAATGCAGTAAAAAACAGTATTGCTCGCCTGGAAGGTGCCTATGCCCTGGGTGTTATCAATGCCGATGAGCCTGGTCGCTTAATCGGTGCCCGCAAAGGCAGTCCTCTGGTACTGGGTGTTGGTATCGAAGAGAACTTTATCGCTTCTGACCAAATGGCGCTGCGTCAGGTAACAGACCGTTTTGTATTCCTGGCTGAAGGGGACCTGGTTGAGGTTACCGCCGACCAATACCGTATTTTTGATATTAAAGGTACCGAGGTGGAGCGCGAGGTTGTTCAGCTCTCCGGAGATGATGGAGTGGCGGACAAAGGTGGTTATCGCCACTACATGCTCAAAGAGATCTACGAACAGCCAAAAGTATTGGAAGATACTCTGCAGGGTCGCGTAAGCGACAAACATGTATTGCCACAAGCCTTTGGCCAGAAAGCCACAGCACTGTTTGAGCAAGTGGAAAACGTACACATTGTTGCCTGCGGCACCAGCTATCACTCGGGGATGGTTGCGCGTTACTGGCTGGAAGAGTGGGCCGGTATTCCCTGTCACGTAGAAGTGGCATCGGAGTATCGCTACCGCAAAGTCGTTGTGCCAAAGAACACTCTTTTTGTAACCATCTCCCAGTCCGGCGAGACCGCGGATACCCTCGCCGCCCTGCAAGTTGCCAAAGATGCAGGTTACCTGGGTACCCTGACCATTTGTAACGTGGCTAACAGTTCCCTGGTTCGCGAAAGTGATCTGTCATTGATGACAATCGCCGGACCGGAAATTGGAGTGGCTTCAACAAAAGCATTTACCACACAGCTGGTAGCGTTGCAGTTGTTCTGTATCGGCGTGGGTCGTTACCATGGCTTGAGCGAAGCCAAAGAGCAGGAGTTGGTGAAAGCCCTGCACGCCCTGCCCGGCCTGTGTGAAGAAGTACTGAAACTGGACAGTGAAATTGAACAAACCTTTGAGTGCTTTAATGACAAGCATCACTCGCTGTTCCTTGGCCGTGGCGTACAGTATCCGGTGGCAATGGAAGGTGCTCTTAAACTGAAAGAGATCTCCTATATTCACGCCGAGGCCTATCCATCCGGTGAATTGAAACACGGTCCGCTGGCATTGGTGGATGCCGATATGCCGGTGGTAGCAGTTGCACCAAACAATGAACTGTTGGAAAAGCTGAAGTCGAACCTGCACGAAGTACAGGCGCGTGGTGGACAGTTGTTTGTGTTCGCCGACAAGGCAGCCGGTTTCCACAATCAGGAAGGCGTTACCGTTATTAACCTTCCGCACGTGCCGGAAAGTCTTGAAGCGATTATCTACACTCTGCCCCTACAGCTGTTGTCATACCACGTAGCTGTAGTGAAAGGCACCGACGTAGATCAGCCGCGTAATTTGGCGAAGTCGGTTACTGTTGAATAA
- the glmU gene encoding bifunctional UDP-N-acetylglucosamine diphosphorylase/glucosamine-1-phosphate N-acetyltransferase GlmU, whose protein sequence is MIDIVILAAGKGTRMKSALPKVLHKLAGRPLLQHVIDTSSQLTNAQITVVTGHGSEQVRSTVNGVEQWAEQTEQLGTAHAVEQALPHLNDDGKTLVLYGDVPLLEQATLSRMLELVEENTMALLTVDLKDPTGYGRIIRDTHGNVTAIVEHKDASEAQRAICEVNTGVMALNNADLKRWLPMIGNNNAQGEYYLTDLIEIAQKDGYIINPLQPACEQEVQGINDRVQLSELERYYQLTRAEHAMRNGVTLADPNRFDVRGSLETGTDVTIDINCVFEGTVQLGSNVVIGPNCLIQNARIGDGVEIKANTVIENSVVANNAIIGPFARLRPGTELAENTKVGNFVETKKAVVGKGSKINHLSYVGDAVLGENVNVGAGTITCNYDGVNKYKTEIEDGAFIGSNSALVAPVTVGAGATVGAGSTITCSVPANELAVGRAKQKNIQGWKKPSKN, encoded by the coding sequence ATGATCGATATCGTTATTCTCGCGGCGGGGAAAGGGACCCGCATGAAATCCGCTCTGCCAAAAGTTCTGCACAAGCTGGCAGGTCGTCCTTTGCTGCAGCACGTTATCGATACTTCCAGTCAACTAACCAATGCACAAATTACTGTTGTTACCGGTCATGGTTCCGAGCAGGTTCGCAGTACGGTAAACGGTGTCGAGCAGTGGGCCGAGCAGACCGAACAACTGGGTACCGCCCATGCTGTGGAACAGGCTCTGCCCCACCTGAATGACGACGGCAAAACCCTGGTCCTATATGGTGATGTACCACTGCTGGAGCAAGCCACTCTCAGTCGCATGCTGGAACTGGTGGAAGAAAACACCATGGCATTGCTGACCGTAGACCTGAAGGACCCCACCGGTTACGGACGCATTATTCGCGATACCCACGGCAACGTGACGGCTATCGTTGAACACAAGGATGCCAGCGAAGCGCAACGTGCCATCTGCGAAGTGAACACAGGGGTGATGGCGTTGAACAACGCTGACCTGAAGCGCTGGTTGCCGATGATTGGCAACAACAACGCGCAGGGCGAGTACTACCTGACCGACCTGATCGAGATTGCCCAGAAAGATGGTTACATCATCAACCCGTTGCAACCTGCTTGTGAGCAGGAGGTTCAGGGCATTAATGATCGTGTACAGCTGTCTGAACTGGAGCGCTACTATCAATTAACTCGCGCTGAACACGCAATGCGCAATGGCGTGACACTGGCCGATCCAAACCGCTTTGATGTACGCGGCAGCCTGGAAACCGGTACCGATGTTACTATCGACATCAACTGTGTGTTTGAAGGCACCGTGCAGCTTGGCAGTAATGTGGTTATCGGCCCTAACTGCCTGATCCAGAATGCCCGTATTGGCGATGGCGTAGAGATCAAGGCCAATACTGTGATTGAAAACAGCGTGGTGGCCAACAACGCGATTATTGGTCCATTCGCGAGGCTGCGCCCAGGTACGGAATTAGCGGAAAATACCAAAGTCGGAAATTTCGTTGAGACCAAAAAAGCAGTAGTTGGCAAAGGCAGCAAGATCAATCACCTGAGCTATGTTGGCGACGCCGTGCTGGGCGAAAATGTAAACGTCGGTGCAGGCACTATTACCTGCAACTACGATGGCGTGAATAAGTACAAAACCGAAATTGAAGATGGGGCTTTTATTGGTTCCAATAGCGCTTTGGTTGCACCGGTTACCGTGGGTGCAGGCGCGACAGTTGGTGCCGGTTCAACCATTACCTGCAGCGTGCCAGCCAATGAGTTGGCTGTGGGTCGCGCCAAGCAGAAAAATATTCAGGGCTGGAAAAAGCCAAGCAAAAACTAA
- a CDS encoding F0F1 ATP synthase subunit epsilon, whose translation MAMTVHCDIVSAEQALFSGLVELVVATGSQGELGVNFGHAPLLTDLKPGPVRIVKQNGEEEIYYLSGGYLEVQPNCVTIMADLANRADSLDESAVLAAKAEAEQALANKSGEFDYSRAAAQLAEAVAQLRTIEQLRKKMRK comes from the coding sequence ATGGCTATGACAGTCCATTGCGACATCGTAAGCGCGGAACAGGCCCTGTTTTCAGGGCTTGTCGAGCTGGTAGTTGCGACCGGTTCACAAGGTGAACTGGGCGTTAACTTCGGCCACGCTCCGCTGCTGACCGATCTGAAACCGGGTCCGGTTCGTATCGTCAAGCAAAATGGTGAAGAAGAGATCTACTACCTGTCCGGTGGTTATCTCGAAGTTCAGCCGAATTGCGTGACGATCATGGCTGACCTTGCGAACCGCGCCGACAGTTTGGATGAGTCTGCTGTGCTGGCCGCCAAGGCCGAAGCTGAGCAGGCACTGGCCAACAAGTCTGGCGAGTTCGACTACTCCCGCGCTGCCGCACAACTGGCAGAAGCGGTTGCCCAATTGCGCACAATTGAGCAGCTTCGCAAGAAGATGCGTAAATAA